GATTTGATCTCCATGGCATGCCTTTCAGGATTTGAAGTATGGGTGACGCAGCGCAACCGCACCTTGTCGTCACCTATGACAAGACAGCTCCTGTAAATGTGACAGCGGTCTCTTCACGCCTGAATCGCAGCTGTGTCACAAATCAAAGCTTTATCCGGTCATTGCTGCGAGGTTGAGTACTGCCATGAAACCATCTGATTCAACATCCGCCACGGAGACAGCATCCAGCACTGGAGCCATCACAACCCTGGAGAGTCTTCGGGAACACCTGCAGTGGGCCCTTGAGCTGGAGCACTCGACCATTCCGCCGTATCTCTGCGCGCTGTATTCCATTAAGGCCGGACACAACACCGAAGCCATCGAGGTGCTAAACAGCATTCTTGTCGAGGAGATGCTGCACCTTACCCTTACGGCTAATCTTCTGAATGCGGTAGGTGGGCAGCCGAGGCTGGACACGCCGCAGATGCTGCAAAGCTATCCCCGACCATTGCCGCACAGCGCCGATTCCTTCGAGGTCTCTTTACTCCGTTTTGGCCCGGATGCGCTTGAGACATTCCTCAAGATTGAACAACCGTCGCCAGCGACCGGACCGGCCGAGGGTAACCACTACGAAACGATTGGCCAGTTCTATGAAGCAATCGAACAGGGATTTCACGACCTGTCGGCCAGCCTGGGCGAGAGGAATGTCTTCTGCGGTGATCCGGCTCGGCAGATCACGAACCATCCCTTTTATAGCGGTGGCGGCCACATTGTGGCGGTGAACGATCTTGCTTCCGCATTGGCGGCAATGGCAGAGATCGTTGAACAAGGCGAAGGTGCCAGCCACTCACAAATATGGGACGGAGACACTGACGTCTTCCATCCGGAACGTAATCAGGTCGCCCATTATTACCGGTTCCAGGAGCTGAAGCTCGGCAGACGATACCGCCGCGGCGACACGCCGCGATCAGGCCCTACGGGCGATCCGGTCGCGGTCGACTGGAGCGCTGTACACCGCATGCGTGCGAATCCGAGATCTACAGATCACTTTGCCGGCACTCCAGTTCGACTGGCTCAGGACGAGTTCAACCCTTCCTATTGCGCTCTCCTGCAGCTTCTCGAACAGGTATTCAATGGAGCGCCGCAGATGCTTGGAAGCGCGTTTGGAGGAATGTACACGTTGAAGAGTCAGGCCCAGAACCTGATGAAGATGGCCAACGAAGACGGAGATACGACGGCCGGTCCGGCTTTCGAATACGTTCCGCCGGAGCTACGAACAGTGGACCGCAATCATCCACAATAGGCGGTATCGACAACTTTACTCGGACCGCAAGAGTGGGACATTCGAGCGAAGCTCGAACCGCCCTTTTTGTCATTTCGTAGCGACCAACGGGAGCGAAGAAATCTGCTTCTCCACCGATGCAAACTGGAAAAGCCGATCCCTTCGGGATCGGCTCGATAACAGCTAGGAGCAGAGCAGCCGCGCTCACACGCCAATCGTCTCGGGAGTTCTCTAAAATCACGTGCGATATCGGTCGACAATTTACGTCTTGCTTCCCTCCACGGCAACGTGTTACATCTTTCATCAATCTATTTTTTGCGACGTTGACAAAGGGATTCATATGAGCGGTAACTTCCCGACTGTAAATTCTCGCCCCTTATTTCGGCCCGGCACCTTTCGTAAACGGCCGAACGGCACGCAGGGGCATCTTCTGAAAATAGCGCAGCTACCTCCTTATTTTCGCTACTGTTTAACGCTACTTGTCTTTGTGCTGGCAGCAGTAGCGATTCAGTTCGCTCTTTAGCGATCTTCTTACGCTCCTGGGGAGGGGCATTGCGATGAGACAGCGATTACCGCTGATCATGCAAGCGGAAACCAGTGAATGTGGCGTCGTATGCCTTGCGATGATCGCAGGCTTTTATGGACGCGCGACTACTCTCTCCTCATTGCGGCGAGAGTGCTCCACCTCTCTCAGAGGATTGACCTTAGAACACCTGATTACCGCCGCACAACGGCTGCATCTTGCCTCACGGCCTCTTCGAGTCGAACTCAGCGAACTACAAGAGGTATCTCTTCCATGCATCCTCCATTGGGAGATGTCTCATTTTGTGGTCTTGCGGTCAGTCTCGCGAAGCCACCTCACAATTCACGATCCTGCCATCGGCGTAAGACGCATTTCGCTTGAAAATGCCGATCAGTCTTTTACAGGAGTCGTGCTTGAACTGTGGCCAACCGAAGACTTTACCAGAAAGTCCGATTCAGTTCCTGTTACGATCACAGAACTCTTGGGAAGCGTTTCCGGCGTCCGCCGTCTAGGCGCTAAGACGCTGTTCTTGTCCGCTCTCACTGAACTTCTCGTTATTTGCACGCCGCTTCTTCTTCAGTTCACGGTCGATCGTGCTACTGCAGGCCAAGGCAACATTCTTTACATGGGCGTAGTTGCATTGACGGTGTGTTGCCTTTTGGAAGCGCTGGCAACGCTCAGCCGCGACTTGTCAATCATCAACCTCGGTAATCGAATCAGCCTTGCCTGGCAATCGAACCTGCTTTCTCATCTTTTGCAGTTGTCTTTACCATTTTTCGAAAAGCGCTCCACAGGCGACCTCCTCTCACGATTTGATGCGGCCGAAAGCGTTCGGCTCATGCTCGTGGGCTCGTATGCCAATATCCTGGTCAGCGGTCTGGTCACTGCCTTCACCTTAGTGGCGATGTTCTTTTACAGCCCTGTTCTCGCATCTATAGTGATTGCCGGTGCGATTGTATTCCTCGGAATCCGGCAAGGCACCCTGCGGAAGATTCGCGAAGCATCGGCGAGCCAGAACATGCACGAAGTAGCACTTCGGTCGCATCTCCTGGAGACCTTGCAAGGCATTCGGCCTATAAAACTTTTTAAGAAAACCGGCTGGCGGAATTCTCATTGGCTGAATGTCTTAGTGGATCTCATGAACGCGCGTTCCACTACTGAAACAACCCGAAGCTGGATCAACGGCAGCAACACAGCCATCCTCGGGGTGGAATTAGCCCTCGTGATTGGTATTGGTGGACATCTTCTCCTTCTGCATAAATTTAGCGTTGGGGCGTTCCTTGCGTTTCTTGTGTATCGAGATCACTTCAATGTACGTGCCTTTGCACTCATCAACGGTACTTATGACCTGAGTGCGATGTCGACGCAATTGAGTCGTGTCGGAGACATCGTCAGAGAATCCCCCGATAGCGCGGCTGCCGCCAAGTTGGAGGCTGAAAGCATGCCCCCCTCTCCTTACAGCATGGAAATTAACGACGTTTCGTTTCGGTATTCCGATCATGATCCGTGGATCATTCAGAATCTATGCCTCCGCATCCAGCAGGGCGAGTGCGTGTCGATTACGGGGCGTTCGGGTATTGGAAAGTCGACTTTGGTGAAGTTGATGTGCGGATTGTTGCGCCCAAATGAAGGTGAGATCTACGCCAACGGCAAACCGCTGAATGAAGAGCACTCACTGGGTGTCGTTCTCCAGGAGGACATGGTTTTCGCTGGGACGATTGCTGAGAACATCCATTTTTTTGCTGAAACGCCGGACGGTTCACTGATTGAACACTGTGCACGCCTCGCCGCTTTGGCCGAAGATATCGACGCGATGCCAATGCGGTATCAAACTCAGGTAGGCACAGGAGGGGCGGGATTGTCAGGAGGGCAGAAGCAACGGCTCCTCATAGCACGCGCACTCTATACCAAGCCATCCATCCTGATTTTTGACGAATCGACGAGTCATCTAGACCTGCTGACGGAGCGCACCATCTCACAATCGCTCTCCGCTCTTTCGATTACCAGGATTCTCATTGCACATCGCCCTGAAACTATCGCGATCGCTGATAGAGTAGTGGCCTTTAGAGATCGCAAGCTTATCGACATTACTGACAAGTTTCGGGCTTTGCCCCCGAAAACGAGTGGCCAAACCGCTCGGGACTATACGCAAAGGAGCAGTACGCACTATGTCTACAGCAATGAACAATGGTAAACGGGTTTTCGCGCGTGCGAATGCACGCATCCTAACTGCCGATGAGTTGAAGCTGGTCAGCGGAGGCGACGATGGCGACTCCACCTCGAATGGGACGACCAAAGGTGGGGCAGACAGCGTTGTCGTCGTAGACGACATCACCGTTCCGGGCGCTTAACCAAGTAAATCATGAGGCTCCATGCTGCTCACATAGGGCAATGGAGCCTCATCGGCAATAGGTGTTTGCGAAAGGGCAATGTGGCTATCATCATAATTTCGGATCTTGTGGACTATCATGCGGCCGCTGTGGCTTGGGCTCTTGCCGCCACAGGCGTTCCCTACGTCCAGTGGGAGGGCATTGGGTATGAAGAACCCCGGCAAGCGTCAATTGAACTCGGCTCGTATACACGAGTACGCTTAGGTGGCCATCTGGTGAGCAAAAACGACGTGATATGGTTTCGTCGACCTCGGCAGCTCTCTTACCATCCAGACATGGCCGTCCTTGATCGGCGGTTTGCGATGCTAGAGTCCTTGCGCTTTTCAGAATGCCTAGGAGCTGCTCTCGACGAGATCGGCTGTCGCTGTGTCAATTCTCCTACGGCTGTCTATGACATTAACCGTAAGGCAGCGCAGATTATCCTGGCGCACAAAGTTGGATTGTTAGTTCCCCATACGCTTATGGGGAATCAGCCTCCGGAGATCGAAGATTTTTTCCGGTCGGTCGAGAACGATGCTGTTTATAAGGCTTTCTTACCGCATCTCTGGTTCGATCCTGACACCGAATCGCAGGCAATATTGGAAACAAAAAATATCTCTTCATTAGCAAACGACGTGATTGAAGTTGCCACGTATACTCCGGGAATCTATCAAAAGCGCGTTCGCAAAGTTGCCGATATTCGTGTTCTCGTAATGGGCGAGCTAATGCGCGCGTTTGTTCTCCATTCAGAGGCTCTGGATTGGAGATATACGCAGGACTATGCAGATCTAAAAATTAAGGAAAGAGCGATACCTGCGCCCATTCGTAGCCTCATTGAGCAATTCATGTCCGCGGCAGGAATTGTCACCGGCTCATTGGACTTCGGGCTGGATGAACATGGTCAGTGGTGGTTCTTCGAGATCAACGAATCCGGTCAATTCTTATGGATCGATCACTCTATGGAGGGCGCCGGTGTATTCCAAGACTTTCTGGCATTTCTTAGCGGAAAGCCCCGAGAGCTCTTCCCCTGTCTAAAAGATTATCGGCATGATGACTCGATCCTCGACTCACGCCCGAAAGAGATGGCTCCAATAGTCACGGTGGAACATCTCGGAGTTTGTTAGCGGAAAGGATATGTTGACCGATGTGGAGTTTTAAGATGAACATCGTGGGCCCGATGCTGTTGAGCGGAGTGCTGCTAGTGACGGAGTTGGTCTGCGTTGCCAAAACTCCTCCTGTGGAGCAGCCGAAGCAACAACCGGGCACATGTTGTGCGCAAGGTTTTGATGTCGTTTCGATCAAGCAAACGAAGGAGAATTCGGACAATGTTCTGATGTTCTCAAGGGAGGATGGTTTCAATGCCCAGAATGTGCATGTCGCGGCACTTTTGAACTACGCTTTCGATGCGCATGAATATCAGATTATCGGTTTACCGGATTGGGCCCGGTCTACAACGTTCGACGTTGTTGGAAAATTTTCCGATCCGAATGAAGTGGCCCTAAAGAAAGCTACCCTGGAGGAGCGGGAAGAATGGGTGGCCAAAATCTTGGTAGAAAGATTCCATCTTGTGTCTCATAAAGAGAAGCGGGTCATGCCGGTCTATGATTTGACCGTGAGCAAGGATGGCTTTAAGGCCAAGCAATCTCAGCCCGCAACCGTCGATCAAGGCCACCTAGCCGATTCCGTCAATCCACAGCAGGGCATGCTGTATGCGACCAATCGAAGTATCTTTGGAAAGAGCGCGCCATTTTCAGATCTTGCACCACTTCTTTCCGGAATCGTTAACAGATCCGTTATAGACAAGACTGGTGTCACAGGAAGCTACGACATTAAATTGGTCTGGACCCCGGAACAGGCTATGCTATCGAATGCTCCACAAAGTAGCCAAGGCCCACCGGATATCTATACAGCTCTCCAGCAACAACTTGGCCTACGACTTAGCAGCAGCAAAGCGCCAGTCGATGTTCTTGTGATCGATTCCATCAGTTTTCCTATTGCGAACTGATGGAATTGAGACAAATTCTTAGGCTATCGGCTATACCAGAAAATATGTATTCGGTCTTCAAATACGCTTCGTTGAGATTCCTGACTGTGCTTGCCGGCCTCATGCTGGCCTCTACTATGCATTTGTATGCATCGGCACCCTGTCGCTCAATTCCCGGTGCAGCTCAGCTCTGGTCTGATTTTAAGACTCGCTGGGTTTGGATCGGCGAAACCCACGGAACCTCCGAGATTCCTGCGGCTTTCGGCGACTTGGTCTGTGACGCTCTTGCTCAAGGACGCGTCGTCACGGTGGTTCTTGAACGGCCTGCCACAGAGCAGACAGCAATTGACGGGCTCATTAGCTCCAGCGATCCTAGCTGGAGCGAAAACCAACTTCTCAACCAGCCCGATTGGCAGAATGTCTTCGATGGGAGAACTAGCAAGGCCATGCTAAAGCTTCTTCTCCGGCTTCGAGAGCTGAAGAAGGAATATCCGGCGATGCGTGTATCCGCAATCGTCAACTTCGCATCGGCCTCATCAGATAGTCAGATCAAGGATGATGACGTAGATAAAGCTATCGGCCGCGCTGTTTTGGCGCTAGAGAGGAAGGAACCCAGAAATATTGTGTTGGTTCTCACCGGAAACGTCCATGGTATGAAGAGTCCCGTACTGGGTTACAAGACTGCGGCGATGTACCTTCCGTCCGAAGGTCTTGTTTCACTGGAAGTGACGGGTCTAGGTGGAGATGCCTGGACAATGCATCGTGGCGCTTGTGGCCCTGGCCCCGCCGGAGTCCGCGACAAGGATACAAATCGCTCATTGGGAATCTATCTCCATGGCGATTTAGCACCAGTAGGGAAAGTAGATGGCATTTTAGCTTTAGGCGAACCGACTTCGGCGTCATCTCCTGCAAACTCAACGATGCTGGAAGGCGCTCCTTGTCGAGAAGTGTTTTCCTCTCGACAGAGGGAAGAATCGTCTCCCAACTGAAGAATTGATTTCCCGAAGTTGTTCTGCCTGTGAGAAGGGGGCGTTTCACTCCTTCCCGCTCCGGCCGCCTTGCGTCATGCGTCACCCACAACAGCGGGACATTCCTTTCCGCAACGCCCTTCCTCTAAGTCTTGTGCGCTAACACGCACGAATGCGGTTGACAGGCTTTGCTAAGGGGCTCCGCCAATCGCGCGGCGCTAGGCATCCTGAATCTCCGCACCTGGCTTGTGCAGACCTCCTGTACGTTCCGTCCTTTCCGCGCCAGCTTAGCCATCGATAAAGCCCCGCTTGATTGCAATAGTTACCGCATGCGTGCGGTCGTTCGCGCCAAGTTTGGAGAGGATACTTTTCATGTGCCCTTTGATGGTGGCTTCGGAGACGGACAACTGAGCTCCGATGATCTTGTTTGAGTTTCCGTCTGCGACACGCCGTAGTACTTCAATCTCGCGATCGCTGAGCGCATCCTCGGTCATATGCTCCGCGAGCTCAGCTGCTATTTCCGGCGGAATCCTTCTCTTGCCGGCGTTCACAGCGCGGATCGTCTCCAGCAAGTCTTTCCGCAGCATGCTTTTAAGAAGATATCCGGAGGCCCCTGCCTTCAAGGCACGAAACGCCTGCACGTCACCCTGGTAGGTCGTAAGCACAACGAATCGAGCATCTGGAAACTCCGACCGGATGGCAACGATCGTCTCGATACCGTTCATCCCCGGCATCTGCAGATCCATCAGGGTTACATCGGGTCGGTGGCGACGAAAGAGTTCAATCGCCTCCTGCCCATTCGCCGCTTCGGCGACAAGCTCGACGTCCTGCTCACCTTCCAGTACAGCGGCGATTCCTTCACGCAGCAGGGGGTGGTCGTCTACAGTGAGAACCTTGATGATCTTTGTCACGGCTTATACCTCCACTCTGCTTCAGAAAATCCTGACATCTAACGATACGCCGGGTGCGGCGCCGACTCATTCTCCCAACGGATAGCGAACGCCCCCTACTTTCGAGATTGCCTGGCAGCCCTGCCGTCTTTAGCCTTCGGATGTGCAGCGACTCTTCTCAATGTTTCCTACCGGACTGGTGGGGGTGGCGCTCCTGGTATTGCGAGTCTCGATAGCCACCTCCTTACTCATCCATGCAGCCGACCGCTGCTCTCAGCTGACCTCCTGCTGGATGACGATCGGATTCGCTCTGACGGCATTGCCTTTGTGCCTTGGCTTGTTCACGCCATATGTCGCTGTGTTTTCGGGAGTGTTGCAGTTCCTGGCGCTTATGTCTGATGGAGGCAATCGCCCTCAGCTCATTACATCAATCGTCGACAGCGGAGTACTCTCAGTTCTGGGCCCAGGCGCCTACTCGATCGATTCCCGGCTCTTCGGTCGAAAACTTCTCGAGCTTCCTCCTAAAAAGTAGTGCGCCAGTGACAGAACACTGCCAAAGCAGGTAGACGCGGTCCCCCTATGTTGCTTCGCGGTAGGACGAGTGGCGCTCTCCCAGTATCCGAAAG
This genomic window from Terriglobus albidus contains:
- a CDS encoding TIGR03435 family protein; translation: MNIVGPMLLSGVLLVTELVCVAKTPPVEQPKQQPGTCCAQGFDVVSIKQTKENSDNVLMFSREDGFNAQNVHVAALLNYAFDAHEYQIIGLPDWARSTTFDVVGKFSDPNEVALKKATLEEREEWVAKILVERFHLVSHKEKRVMPVYDLTVSKDGFKAKQSQPATVDQGHLADSVNPQQGMLYATNRSIFGKSAPFSDLAPLLSGIVNRSVIDKTGVTGSYDIKLVWTPEQAMLSNAPQSSQGPPDIYTALQQQLGLRLSSSKAPVDVLVIDSISFPIAN
- a CDS encoding peptidase domain-containing ABC transporter, which gives rise to MRQRLPLIMQAETSECGVVCLAMIAGFYGRATTLSSLRRECSTSLRGLTLEHLITAAQRLHLASRPLRVELSELQEVSLPCILHWEMSHFVVLRSVSRSHLTIHDPAIGVRRISLENADQSFTGVVLELWPTEDFTRKSDSVPVTITELLGSVSGVRRLGAKTLFLSALTELLVICTPLLLQFTVDRATAGQGNILYMGVVALTVCCLLEALATLSRDLSIINLGNRISLAWQSNLLSHLLQLSLPFFEKRSTGDLLSRFDAAESVRLMLVGSYANILVSGLVTAFTLVAMFFYSPVLASIVIAGAIVFLGIRQGTLRKIREASASQNMHEVALRSHLLETLQGIRPIKLFKKTGWRNSHWLNVLVDLMNARSTTETTRSWINGSNTAILGVELALVIGIGGHLLLLHKFSVGAFLAFLVYRDHFNVRAFALINGTYDLSAMSTQLSRVGDIVRESPDSAAAAKLEAESMPPSPYSMEINDVSFRYSDHDPWIIQNLCLRIQQGECVSITGRSGIGKSTLVKLMCGLLRPNEGEIYANGKPLNEEHSLGVVLQEDMVFAGTIAENIHFFAETPDGSLIEHCARLAALAEDIDAMPMRYQTQVGTGGAGLSGGQKQRLLIARALYTKPSILIFDESTSHLDLLTERTISQSLSALSITRILIAHRPETIAIADRVVAFRDRKLIDITDKFRALPPKTSGQTARDYTQRSSTHYVYSNEQW
- a CDS encoding ATP-grasp domain-containing protein, coding for MAIIIISDLVDYHAAAVAWALAATGVPYVQWEGIGYEEPRQASIELGSYTRVRLGGHLVSKNDVIWFRRPRQLSYHPDMAVLDRRFAMLESLRFSECLGAALDEIGCRCVNSPTAVYDINRKAAQIILAHKVGLLVPHTLMGNQPPEIEDFFRSVENDAVYKAFLPHLWFDPDTESQAILETKNISSLANDVIEVATYTPGIYQKRVRKVADIRVLVMGELMRAFVLHSEALDWRYTQDYADLKIKERAIPAPIRSLIEQFMSAAGIVTGSLDFGLDEHGQWWFFEINESGQFLWIDHSMEGAGVFQDFLAFLSGKPRELFPCLKDYRHDDSILDSRPKEMAPIVTVEHLGVC
- a CDS encoding ferritin-like domain-containing protein, which encodes MKPSDSTSATETASSTGAITTLESLREHLQWALELEHSTIPPYLCALYSIKAGHNTEAIEVLNSILVEEMLHLTLTANLLNAVGGQPRLDTPQMLQSYPRPLPHSADSFEVSLLRFGPDALETFLKIEQPSPATGPAEGNHYETIGQFYEAIEQGFHDLSASLGERNVFCGDPARQITNHPFYSGGGHIVAVNDLASALAAMAEIVEQGEGASHSQIWDGDTDVFHPERNQVAHYYRFQELKLGRRYRRGDTPRSGPTGDPVAVDWSAVHRMRANPRSTDHFAGTPVRLAQDEFNPSYCALLQLLEQVFNGAPQMLGSAFGGMYTLKSQAQNLMKMANEDGDTTAGPAFEYVPPELRTVDRNHPQ
- a CDS encoding response regulator, with amino-acid sequence MTKIIKVLTVDDHPLLREGIAAVLEGEQDVELVAEAANGQEAIELFRRHRPDVTLMDLQMPGMNGIETIVAIRSEFPDARFVVLTTYQGDVQAFRALKAGASGYLLKSMLRKDLLETIRAVNAGKRRIPPEIAAELAEHMTEDALSDREIEVLRRVADGNSNKIIGAQLSVSEATIKGHMKSILSKLGANDRTHAVTIAIKRGFIDG